One genomic region from Nocardia vinacea encodes:
- a CDS encoding cysteine dioxygenase family protein gives MTTSLPVNLKHTNDIHPAVDIPLIREAVCPERTLWSPTELRELTRSVADAMATPLLDIVRFDTQQRWWTRLALTMGVEVWLLSWAPGQGTEPHDHGGASGSFTVSIGELGEEYRHPDGPVRTAQWQAGETVAFGPDRAHRLRNHSTRPAASVHAYSPPLRPVREYRALTDFVGA, from the coding sequence TTGACCACATCACTGCCGGTGAATCTCAAGCACACCAACGATATTCATCCCGCGGTCGATATACCGCTGATACGCGAGGCCGTGTGTCCGGAGCGGACGCTGTGGTCGCCCACGGAATTGCGGGAATTGACCAGGTCGGTCGCCGATGCCATGGCGACACCGCTACTGGACATCGTGCGGTTCGATACGCAGCAACGTTGGTGGACCCGGCTGGCGCTGACCATGGGCGTCGAGGTGTGGCTGCTGTCGTGGGCACCGGGACAAGGCACCGAACCGCACGATCACGGCGGCGCCTCCGGCTCGTTCACGGTGTCCATCGGCGAACTCGGCGAGGAATACCGTCATCCGGATGGCCCGGTCCGCACGGCGCAATGGCAGGCCGGTGAAACGGTCGCATTCGGACCGGATCGGGCGCATCGGCTGCGCAATCACAGCACCCGCCCGGCCGCCTCGGTACACGCGTATTCCCCGCCGCTGCGACCGGTCCGCGAGTACCGTGCGCTCACCGATTTCGTGGGCGCATGA
- a CDS encoding rhodanese-like domain-containing protein, protein MSAEDRLDRARVKLNRVDPEQAAALLADGALVVDIRPHANRLAEGEIPGSVVVERIVLEWRLDPTGTHRLPGLTENTPVVLVCNEGYASSLAAADALELGLHRATDLIGGFRAWHAAGLPVVPGGTPAVP, encoded by the coding sequence ATGAGCGCCGAGGACAGGCTCGACCGGGCGCGGGTCAAACTGAATCGCGTCGACCCGGAGCAGGCGGCGGCACTACTGGCCGACGGCGCGTTGGTGGTCGATATCCGCCCGCACGCCAACCGGCTCGCCGAGGGCGAAATCCCGGGCTCGGTCGTGGTGGAACGAATAGTGCTGGAATGGCGACTCGACCCGACCGGCACACATCGGCTGCCCGGTCTCACCGAGAACACTCCAGTGGTACTGGTCTGCAATGAGGGTTACGCCTCGAGCCTCGCCGCCGCGGACGCACTCGAACTCGGCCTGCACCGAGCAACCGACCTCATCGGCGGCTTCCGCGCCTGGCACGCGGCCGGACTGCCAGTAGTCCCGGGCGGCACACCGGCCGTCCCCTGA
- a CDS encoding DUF397 domain-containing protein, producing MSIDLSGAAWFKSSRSASQDTCVEIAHLDGGMVGVRDSKDPMGPALVFSPAEWDAFTAGLQSGGLELS from the coding sequence GTGAGCATCGACCTGTCCGGCGCAGCATGGTTCAAGAGCAGCAGGTCAGCCAGCCAGGACACATGCGTGGAAATCGCACACCTCGACGGCGGCATGGTCGGGGTACGGGACTCGAAGGACCCTATGGGCCCGGCTCTTGTGTTCAGTCCCGCCGAGTGGGATGCGTTCACGGCGGGTTTGCAGAGCGGGGGGCTTGAGCTGTCCTGA
- a CDS encoding DUF3558 domain-containing protein, giving the protein MVLAAGLIMLISACNSGGESNGDTNIASTTPTIAADVPAGFDACKDLPQALIQSEKLKNKGADTTDRPAGFKWRGCIWVQSGGDGYAATIDTTNITLAMVRANKDFAVDEEVTVAGRAALTSHVTGQDSKADCAINVDLKGGSLEISVGNPPSAKLTASQHSCDIAKHLAEGIVPAIPATL; this is encoded by the coding sequence GTGGTTCTCGCTGCCGGGCTGATCATGCTGATTTCGGCGTGCAATTCCGGTGGGGAGTCGAATGGCGATACGAACATTGCGTCGACGACACCGACCATCGCGGCGGATGTGCCAGCGGGTTTCGATGCATGTAAAGACCTCCCGCAGGCTCTCATTCAGTCGGAGAAGCTGAAGAACAAGGGGGCTGACACCACTGATAGGCCCGCCGGCTTCAAGTGGCGCGGCTGCATCTGGGTTCAATCCGGTGGCGACGGATACGCCGCCACGATAGACACCACCAACATCACCTTGGCGATGGTGCGAGCCAACAAAGACTTCGCGGTCGATGAGGAGGTCACTGTGGCCGGGCGGGCGGCACTGACGTCCCACGTCACCGGCCAGGATTCGAAGGCGGACTGCGCAATCAACGTCGACCTGAAAGGCGGCAGCCTCGAGATCAGCGTCGGCAATCCGCCTTCGGCCAAACTGACTGCCTCTCAACACTCTTGTGACATCGCTAAGCATCTCGCGGAGGGGATCGTTCCAGCGATACCGGCTACGCTCTAG
- the pheS gene encoding phenylalanine--tRNA ligase subunit alpha: MADDNDGVENATLSEEALAAAAAEAEKAFAAAADLDALAVAKTEHLGGKAPLALAQRALGSLPKSEKADAGKRVNVARARVSEAFESRRTVLLAERDAAVLVAETIDVTLPARRDAIGARHPITVISEQIADVFVAMGWEVAEGPEVETEHFNFDALNFLPDHPARTMQDTFHIAPEGSRQVLRTHTSPVQVRSLLERELPIYVVCPGRTFRTDELDATHTPVFSQVEGLAVDKGLTMAHLRGTLDAFARALFGPDTRTRMRPNYFPFTEPSAEVDVWFPDKKGGAGWVEWGGCGMVNPKVLIASGIDPEVYSGFAFGMGLERTLQFRNGIPDMRDIVEGDVRFTLPFGIRS; the protein is encoded by the coding sequence GTGGCCGACGACAACGATGGAGTCGAGAACGCAACGCTGAGCGAGGAGGCATTGGCTGCCGCCGCGGCGGAGGCCGAGAAGGCGTTTGCTGCGGCCGCCGATCTCGATGCGCTCGCGGTCGCCAAGACCGAGCATCTCGGCGGTAAGGCGCCGCTGGCCTTGGCACAGCGCGCGCTGGGCAGCCTGCCGAAGTCGGAGAAGGCGGACGCGGGCAAGCGCGTGAACGTCGCGCGGGCGCGGGTATCGGAGGCTTTCGAATCACGCCGCACGGTCCTGCTCGCTGAGCGCGACGCGGCCGTACTGGTCGCCGAGACGATCGATGTGACGCTGCCCGCGCGCCGGGACGCCATCGGGGCACGGCATCCGATCACGGTTATCTCCGAGCAGATCGCCGATGTCTTCGTCGCGATGGGATGGGAGGTCGCCGAGGGACCCGAGGTCGAGACCGAGCACTTCAACTTCGACGCGCTGAATTTCCTGCCCGACCATCCGGCCCGCACGATGCAGGACACCTTCCATATCGCGCCCGAGGGTTCGCGACAGGTGCTGCGCACGCACACCTCGCCGGTCCAGGTGCGTTCGCTGCTCGAGCGCGAACTGCCGATCTATGTGGTGTGCCCCGGTCGGACCTTCCGCACCGATGAGCTCGACGCCACCCACACCCCGGTCTTCTCCCAGGTGGAGGGACTGGCGGTGGACAAGGGACTGACCATGGCGCATCTGCGCGGCACCTTGGACGCGTTCGCGCGCGCCCTGTTCGGGCCGGATACCCGGACGCGCATGCGCCCCAACTACTTTCCGTTCACCGAGCCCTCGGCCGAGGTCGACGTGTGGTTCCCGGACAAGAAGGGCGGCGCGGGCTGGGTCGAATGGGGTGGCTGCGGCATGGTGAACCCGAAGGTGCTGATCGCCAGCGGGATCGATCCCGAGGTGTACAGCGGGTTCGCGTTCGGCATGGGGCTGGAGCGGACGCTGCAGTTCCGCAACGGCATCCCGGACATGCGGGACATCGTGGAGGGCGACGTGCGTTTCACGCTGCCCTTCGGCATCCGGTCCTGA
- a CDS encoding DUF6980 family protein, with protein sequence MSTNRLRHTCEGMDAWLADDSIPIGYDPKFREYYIAIPDQDSRIVMNCCPWCGARLPSSLRSEWFERIFALELDGPEDPRVPEEMRSDAWWVEDGPGA encoded by the coding sequence TTGTCAACCAATCGGCTCCGCCATACCTGCGAAGGAATGGATGCCTGGCTCGCCGATGATTCGATTCCTATCGGATATGATCCAAAATTTCGGGAATACTACATTGCCATTCCTGATCAGGACAGCCGTATTGTGATGAACTGCTGTCCATGGTGTGGCGCACGGTTACCCTCCAGCCTGCGCAGTGAGTGGTTCGAGCGTATCTTCGCTCTAGAACTTGATGGTCCGGAAGATCCACGGGTCCCCGAAGAGATGCGATCTGATGCATGGTGGGTCGAGGATGGGCCCGGGGCCTGA
- a CDS encoding helix-turn-helix transcriptional regulator: MLGRQLKRLREESGVSPTAAAKAIEVSPQTLWRMESGQRGPKLKELYIGVLCKMYGATEEESTALAGLVAETKKPGWWHSYGDAVPAHFDLFIGLEESAKRMTTFQLTLVPGLLQTPDYRRALAWIEFPGHAAAALETLIEVHSRRQSRLRDSARDFELRVLLSESVLHHQVGGPAVMAEQLRHLADVGRWSNVSIRVLPQQVGSHRGLITGSFVLMEFPAHPTSRLTEPPVVYVQGYTGALYLDQEAEITQYRTAIAQIQQVALDEDTSRELLLKVAREYQA, from the coding sequence ATGTTGGGCCGTCAGTTGAAGAGGCTCCGAGAGGAGTCTGGTGTCTCGCCTACAGCAGCGGCCAAGGCCATCGAGGTGTCGCCGCAGACGCTATGGCGGATGGAGTCGGGCCAACGCGGGCCGAAACTGAAGGAGCTGTACATCGGCGTCCTGTGCAAGATGTACGGCGCTACTGAGGAAGAGAGTACGGCGCTGGCCGGCCTCGTCGCGGAGACGAAGAAGCCGGGCTGGTGGCACAGCTACGGCGATGCGGTTCCGGCTCATTTCGACCTGTTCATCGGGTTGGAGGAGTCCGCGAAGCGGATGACGACCTTCCAGCTGACCCTTGTCCCCGGACTGCTGCAGACACCGGATTATCGGCGGGCGCTCGCTTGGATCGAGTTCCCCGGCCATGCTGCGGCGGCCCTGGAGACACTGATCGAGGTCCACAGTCGACGGCAGTCGAGGTTGCGGGACAGTGCACGCGACTTCGAACTTCGGGTGCTCCTCAGTGAGTCGGTGCTACACCATCAGGTGGGCGGTCCAGCCGTGATGGCGGAACAACTCCGGCATCTCGCCGACGTCGGCCGGTGGTCGAACGTGTCGATCCGAGTGCTCCCTCAGCAGGTGGGAAGCCACCGGGGATTGATCACGGGATCGTTTGTGTTGATGGAATTTCCCGCGCATCCGACATCTCGGCTGACCGAGCCTCCCGTGGTGTATGTGCAGGGCTACACGGGGGCTCTCTACTTGGACCAAGAAGCGGAAATCACGCAGTACCGCACTGCGATCGCACAGATCCAGCAGGTAGCGTTGGATGAAGACACGAGCAGGGAACTGCTACTGAAAGTTGCAAGGGAGTACCAAGCGTGA
- a CDS encoding TetR/AcrR family transcriptional regulator produces the protein MPDQPLEDPRKIRSRNRLLDAAAELLLSGGIEAVTIDAVTRASKVARTTLYRHFDSSTQLLAATFERLLMPPAATPTEGTLRTRLIELLHQQATFIDEVPLQLTMLAWLALSSAAANQDSAVAALRQHFLEQHRAPFDEILGDPDFAAQLGNLDLDLAPLQLVGPILTAKLVDLKRIEYSDCVRIVDDFLTARQAS, from the coding sequence ATGCCCGACCAGCCACTCGAAGATCCACGAAAGATACGCTCCCGCAACCGATTACTGGATGCGGCGGCCGAATTGCTACTGTCCGGCGGCATCGAGGCTGTGACCATCGATGCCGTGACGCGCGCCTCGAAGGTCGCCCGCACGACCCTCTATCGCCACTTCGACAGCAGCACCCAATTACTCGCCGCGACCTTCGAGCGACTATTGATGCCGCCCGCCGCCACACCCACTGAGGGCACGCTGCGCACCCGGCTCATCGAATTGCTACACCAGCAGGCCACTTTCATCGATGAGGTGCCGTTGCAGCTCACCATGCTGGCCTGGCTGGCGCTGAGCTCCGCGGCCGCGAACCAGGACTCGGCGGTGGCCGCCCTGCGTCAGCATTTCCTCGAACAACACCGTGCACCATTCGACGAGATCCTCGGAGACCCCGATTTCGCGGCGCAGCTCGGCAACCTCGACCTCGACCTCGCGCCGCTGCAACTCGTCGGGCCGATCCTGACCGCCAAACTCGTCGACCTCAAACGGATCGAATACAGCGATTGCGTTCGCATCGTCGACGACTTCCTGACAGCCAGACAGGCGTCGTGA
- a CDS encoding MFS transporter — MSETLETAAPPALEEQRMSGRRFATVLAAVGIPMFMVTLDNLVVTNALPVIRTELGASLADLQWFVNAYTLSFASLLLTATSIGDRLGRRRVFLSGIALFTLASAACALATEPWMLIAARAVQGFGAAAVMPLSLTLLSSAVPEKTRSAAIGIWGGISGLGVALGPLIGGAVVEGLSWQWIFWINVPIGVLVLPFAARALSESHGRVKRLDPLGLLLSAGGVLSVVWGVIHGADDGWTSTEVLSTLIGGAVLLGLLVVWELRTPDPMLPLRLFRSRAFRVSNATGFTFSVGVFGSIFLLAQYFQVVQGYGPLQSGIRTMPWTMAPMVVAPLAGLIVDRVGARTLLTAGQILLAVALGWMAAVTSVDASYGAFVGPFLLGGIGMGLTFAPGSTVVMASARAEDRAMASGTNSTIREVGVAMGVAVLASVFASHGSYTDPQSFVDGLIPAVWVGAAIVAVGAVLTRLLPSRVTAVD, encoded by the coding sequence ATGTCCGAGACACTCGAAACCGCCGCACCACCGGCCCTCGAAGAACAACGCATGAGCGGACGTCGATTCGCCACGGTGTTGGCCGCCGTCGGCATCCCGATGTTCATGGTCACGCTGGACAACCTGGTGGTGACCAACGCGCTGCCGGTGATCCGCACCGAACTCGGCGCATCGCTGGCCGATCTGCAATGGTTCGTCAACGCCTACACGCTGTCGTTCGCATCCTTGCTGCTCACGGCCACCTCGATCGGCGACCGGCTCGGCCGCCGCCGGGTCTTCCTGTCCGGTATCGCGCTGTTCACCCTGGCCTCGGCCGCCTGCGCGCTGGCCACCGAACCGTGGATGCTGATCGCCGCGAGGGCCGTTCAAGGCTTCGGGGCCGCCGCCGTCATGCCGTTGTCGCTGACCTTGCTGTCATCGGCCGTGCCAGAGAAGACGCGTAGCGCCGCCATCGGCATCTGGGGCGGCATCTCCGGACTCGGCGTCGCACTCGGCCCGCTGATCGGCGGTGCGGTGGTCGAGGGTCTGAGCTGGCAGTGGATCTTCTGGATCAATGTGCCGATCGGTGTGCTGGTGCTGCCGTTCGCGGCGCGGGCGCTGAGCGAATCGCACGGGCGGGTCAAGCGGCTGGATCCGTTGGGGCTGTTGCTGTCCGCGGGCGGCGTGCTTTCGGTGGTGTGGGGCGTGATCCACGGCGCTGACGACGGCTGGACCTCGACCGAAGTGCTGTCCACGCTCATCGGCGGAGCGGTGCTGCTCGGCTTGTTGGTCGTCTGGGAGCTGCGTACACCCGATCCGATGTTGCCGCTGCGGCTGTTTCGCTCCCGTGCCTTCCGGGTGAGTAATGCGACAGGCTTCACCTTCTCGGTCGGCGTTTTCGGTTCGATCTTCCTGCTGGCGCAGTACTTTCAGGTCGTCCAGGGCTACGGCCCCCTGCAGTCCGGTATCCGGACCATGCCGTGGACGATGGCGCCGATGGTGGTCGCTCCGCTCGCCGGTCTGATCGTGGACCGCGTCGGCGCGCGGACGCTGCTGACGGCTGGTCAGATATTGCTGGCGGTGGCGCTGGGCTGGATGGCGGCCGTCACGTCGGTCGATGCGAGCTACGGTGCCTTCGTCGGACCGTTCCTGCTCGGTGGCATCGGCATGGGGCTGACGTTCGCGCCCGGCTCCACGGTCGTGATGGCCAGCGCGAGGGCGGAAGATCGGGCGATGGCATCGGGCACCAACAGCACCATCCGTGAGGTGGGCGTCGCAATGGGTGTCGCGGTGCTGGCCTCGGTCTTCGCCTCACACGGCTCCTACACGGACCCGCAGAGTTTCGTCGACGGTCTGATTCCCGCAGTGTGGGTCGGCGCCGCGATCGTGGCGGTGGGCGCAGTGCTTACCCGGCTCCTGCCCAGCCGCGTCACCGCCGTGGACTGA
- a CDS encoding helix-turn-helix domain-containing protein, translated as MASSARTRMTATERSAEVLRAAVTAFAESGYAATKTDEIARLAGVSQPYVIRLFGTKQQLFLAATHQVCDRIEETFRAAAAESITPESSPEEKIRALGNGYQTFLNQRELLLVLLHSFAASSDPAIGPEVRARFGGICRLVEELTGASVMDIRRFLSTGMLLTVMTAMGVAGPDAVEVRWAFELLENLRAEGD; from the coding sequence ATGGCGAGTTCAGCCCGAACCCGGATGACAGCGACCGAACGCAGCGCGGAAGTATTGCGCGCGGCCGTCACCGCATTCGCCGAATCGGGTTATGCCGCAACGAAAACCGATGAGATCGCGCGACTGGCGGGGGTTTCGCAGCCGTATGTGATCCGACTCTTCGGGACCAAACAGCAACTGTTCCTTGCCGCGACGCACCAGGTCTGCGATCGCATCGAGGAGACGTTCCGCGCGGCCGCAGCCGAGAGCATCACGCCGGAGTCCAGCCCGGAGGAGAAGATTCGCGCCCTCGGCAACGGCTACCAGACATTCCTCAACCAACGCGAACTACTCCTGGTCCTGTTGCACTCCTTCGCCGCCTCCTCCGATCCGGCCATCGGTCCGGAAGTCCGCGCCCGCTTCGGCGGCATCTGCCGATTGGTCGAGGAACTCACCGGCGCATCCGTCATGGATATCCGCAGATTCCTCAGCACCGGCATGCTGCTGACCGTTATGACCGCCATGGGTGTGGCCGGCCCCGACGCGGTGGAGGTCCGCTGGGCCTTCGAACTGCTCGAAAACCTGCGCGCCGAGGGCGATTAG
- a CDS encoding colicin E3/pyocin S6 family cytotoxin — MGDNGIGFTDHGGLKEFLDKLIAKVLAAFGKLPNGDHTKLDKAHTTWNTFANHDTITGAAARIAAISALFDGMDDPTNRQLLQDHFTTLKTGADTVATASQKMAAPVKDYHDATVALGNDNASAINALELSISLIAITAGVAFLFSLGSSAVAAAAAIDADVALTINAIQTSYRASQMVRIIGLASLAAGAAGTIDAFHALPAVDLDKAITNLAAIIGMTVFAADDTPDDTNERKENPQGPGESPVWKDLKPYRGRTRTNGKNGKAREYYEWDYTHNDIEAYDSKGNHLGSIDPITGKIYKPAVPGRTIQVG, encoded by the coding sequence GTGGGCGACAACGGAATCGGCTTCACCGACCACGGCGGCCTCAAAGAGTTCCTGGACAAACTCATCGCCAAAGTCCTCGCCGCCTTCGGCAAACTCCCCAACGGCGACCACACCAAACTCGACAAAGCCCACACCACCTGGAACACCTTCGCCAACCACGACACCATCACCGGCGCCGCCGCCCGCATCGCCGCCATCTCGGCCCTGTTCGACGGCATGGACGACCCCACCAACCGGCAACTACTCCAAGACCACTTCACCACCCTGAAAACCGGCGCCGACACCGTCGCCACCGCCTCTCAGAAGATGGCGGCACCGGTCAAGGACTATCACGACGCGACCGTCGCCCTCGGCAACGACAACGCCAGCGCGATCAACGCACTCGAACTGTCGATCAGCCTGATCGCCATCACCGCCGGAGTCGCGTTCCTGTTCAGCCTCGGCTCCTCCGCCGTCGCCGCAGCCGCCGCCATCGACGCCGACGTTGCCCTCACCATCAACGCGATCCAAACCTCCTACCGCGCTAGCCAAATGGTCCGAATCATCGGCCTCGCCAGCCTCGCAGCCGGCGCCGCCGGCACCATCGACGCCTTCCATGCTCTGCCCGCCGTCGACCTCGACAAAGCCATCACCAACCTCGCCGCCATAATTGGTATGACGGTATTTGCCGCTGACGACACACCGGATGATACGAACGAGCGTAAGGAGAACCCGCAAGGTCCGGGTGAATCTCCGGTCTGGAAAGATCTCAAGCCTTACCGGGGAAGAACCAGAACCAACGGCAAAAATGGCAAGGCGCGCGAGTACTACGAATGGGATTACACCCACAACGATATAGAAGCGTACGACAGCAAGGGAAATCATTTGGGTTCTATTGACCCGATCACCGGTAAGATATACAAGCCTGCAGTTCCCGGACGAACGATACAAGTGGGGTAA
- a CDS encoding MFS transporter, which produces MDTVEILESPRSSRSLWWMLTVSCLAVALVVASMAALYTALPGIAVDIGASQTQLTWIVDGYTLVLACLVLPAGALGDRYGRRRALIVGLLVFSVASALPLLVADPIVLIAARASAGLGAALIMPSTLSILTGSFPSSGTGRAVGIWAGVAGAAGAVGIVGSGLLLRWWSWHSIFATLAGVGAVLLVLAFALPESREVDRPPLDPIGSVCVAVGLGLAVVGTIEAPLRGWLDVGVLGLFAGAAVALAAFVLVELRAEHPLLDIRLLALRGFGSGAASITIEFFAIFGIFLLLVQYLQLVLGYSALLAASAMGPMVVPIAAISAVAPWLADRIGSRVVLSVAMVILAGGLFAASRLDSGATYLDVLWPLLIISVGIGLGMAPPTALIMADTPKAKQGVAAAVNDAARELGAAIGIAVAGSVLAAGYRSRIEPALADLPEPARGPVSESFAATLELADRSGPAAQPLREIAEAAFIHGISQATFALGCVVLVAAVPIACWGPGRKRG; this is translated from the coding sequence ATGGACACGGTGGAGATACTGGAATCACCGCGATCATCCCGATCACTGTGGTGGATGCTGACGGTGTCCTGCCTGGCCGTCGCGCTGGTCGTCGCGTCCATGGCGGCGCTGTACACGGCTCTGCCGGGTATCGCGGTCGATATCGGCGCCAGTCAGACGCAATTGACCTGGATCGTCGACGGTTACACCCTGGTGCTGGCGTGTCTGGTGCTGCCCGCGGGTGCACTCGGGGATCGGTACGGGCGGCGCCGGGCATTGATCGTCGGCTTGCTTGTGTTCAGTGTTGCTTCGGCGCTGCCGCTGCTCGTGGCGGACCCGATCGTCCTGATCGCGGCACGCGCGAGCGCGGGGCTGGGCGCAGCCTTGATCATGCCCTCGACACTATCGATCCTGACCGGCAGCTTCCCGTCATCGGGCACCGGTCGCGCGGTCGGCATCTGGGCGGGTGTCGCGGGCGCTGCCGGTGCGGTCGGCATCGTCGGGTCCGGGCTATTGCTGCGATGGTGGTCGTGGCACTCGATTTTCGCCACATTGGCGGGCGTCGGAGCGGTCCTGCTGGTGCTCGCGTTCGCCCTGCCGGAGTCGCGGGAAGTGGACCGGCCACCGCTGGATCCGATCGGATCTGTTTGTGTCGCAGTGGGGCTCGGACTGGCCGTGGTCGGCACCATCGAGGCACCGCTGCGAGGCTGGCTCGATGTCGGTGTGCTCGGCCTGTTCGCGGGCGCCGCGGTGGCGCTGGCGGCATTCGTGCTGGTCGAATTGCGGGCGGAGCATCCACTGCTCGATATCCGGCTGCTCGCACTGCGCGGATTCGGTTCCGGCGCCGCGTCTATCACCATCGAGTTTTTCGCGATTTTCGGCATCTTCCTGCTGTTGGTGCAGTATCTGCAGTTGGTGCTGGGCTATAGCGCGCTGCTGGCGGCCTCGGCGATGGGGCCGATGGTCGTTCCGATCGCTGCGATTTCGGCGGTGGCGCCCTGGCTGGCCGATCGGATCGGGTCGCGAGTAGTGCTATCCGTGGCCATGGTCATTCTCGCCGGAGGTCTGTTCGCCGCCAGCCGATTGGACAGTGGAGCAACATATCTCGACGTCCTCTGGCCGCTGTTGATCATAAGCGTCGGGATCGGACTCGGTATGGCACCACCGACCGCTCTGATCATGGCCGATACCCCCAAGGCGAAGCAGGGGGTCGCGGCCGCGGTCAATGACGCCGCCCGTGAACTGGGTGCCGCGATCGGTATCGCGGTGGCAGGCAGTGTGCTCGCCGCCGGTTACCGCTCCCGCATCGAGCCCGCGCTCGCCGACCTACCCGAGCCGGCTCGCGGCCCCGTCTCCGAATCCTTCGCCGCCACACTGGAACTGGCCGATCGTTCGGGTCCCGCCGCGCAACCGCTCCGTGAGATCGCCGAGGCCGCCTTCATACACGGCATTTCGCAGGCAACGTTCGCACTGGGCTGTGTGGTCCTGGTCGCTGCAGTGCCGATCGCCTGCTGGGGGCCGGGCCGCAAGCGCGGGTGA